A section of the Pseudomonas lini genome encodes:
- the aceA gene encoding isocitrate lyase, whose translation MALTREQQIAALEKDWAENPRWKGVTRNYSAADVVRLRGSVQPEHTFAKMGADKLWNLVTQGAKPSFRPEKDFVNCMGALTGGQAVQQVKAGIQAIYLSGWQVAADNNSAESMYPDQSLYPVDSVPTVVKRINNSFRRADQIQWKAGKNPGDEGYIDYFAPIVADAEAGFGGVLNAYELMKSMIEAGAAGVHFEDQLASVKKCGHMGGKVLVPTQEAVQKLTAARLAADVAGTPTIILARTDANAADLLTSDCDPYDQPFVTGERTQEGFYKVRAGLDQAIARGLAYAPFADLIWCETAKPDLDEARRFAEAIKKEYPDQLLSYNCSPSFNWKKNLDDATIAKFQRELSAMGYKHQFITLAGIHNMWHSMFNLAHDYARNDMTAYVKLQEQEFADAAKGYTFVAHQQEVGTGYFDDMTTVIQGGTSSVTALTGSTEEEQFH comes from the coding sequence ATGGCACTGACACGCGAACAGCAAATTGCAGCCCTCGAAAAAGATTGGGCTGAAAACCCGCGCTGGAAAGGCGTGACACGCAATTACTCCGCTGCTGACGTCGTCCGCCTGCGTGGCTCGGTTCAACCTGAGCACACCTTTGCAAAAATGGGCGCCGACAAGCTTTGGAACCTGGTAACCCAGGGTGCCAAGCCGTCCTTCCGTCCCGAGAAAGATTTCGTCAACTGCATGGGCGCCCTGACTGGCGGCCAGGCTGTGCAACAAGTCAAGGCCGGTATCCAGGCGATCTACCTGTCGGGCTGGCAAGTGGCGGCGGACAACAACTCCGCCGAATCGATGTACCCGGATCAGTCGCTGTACCCGGTGGATTCGGTTCCGACCGTGGTCAAGCGCATCAACAACTCGTTCCGTCGCGCTGACCAGATCCAGTGGAAAGCCGGCAAGAACCCGGGCGACGAAGGTTACATCGACTACTTCGCTCCGATCGTGGCTGACGCCGAAGCCGGTTTCGGTGGCGTACTGAACGCTTACGAGCTGATGAAGAGCATGATCGAAGCAGGCGCCGCCGGCGTTCACTTCGAAGACCAACTGGCCTCCGTGAAAAAATGCGGCCACATGGGCGGCAAGGTACTGGTTCCTACCCAGGAAGCCGTGCAGAAGCTGACCGCTGCTCGCCTGGCCGCTGACGTTGCCGGTACACCGACCATCATCCTGGCCCGTACCGACGCTAACGCAGCCGACTTGCTGACTTCCGATTGCGACCCGTACGACCAGCCATTCGTGACTGGCGAACGTACCCAGGAAGGCTTCTACAAAGTGCGCGCCGGTCTCGACCAGGCCATCGCTCGCGGCCTGGCCTACGCACCGTTCGCCGACCTGATCTGGTGCGAAACCGCCAAGCCGGATCTGGACGAGGCTCGTCGCTTCGCTGAAGCGATCAAAAAGGAATACCCGGACCAACTGCTGTCGTACAACTGCTCGCCTTCCTTCAACTGGAAGAAAAACCTGGACGACGCGACCATCGCCAAGTTCCAGCGCGAACTGTCCGCCATGGGTTACAAGCACCAGTTCATCACCCTGGCCGGCATTCACAACATGTGGCACAGCATGTTCAACCTGGCGCACGACTACGCCCGCAACGACATGACTGCCTACGTGAAGCTGCAAGAGCAAGAGTTCGCTGACGCTGCCAAGGGTTACACCTTCGTGGCTCACCAGCAGGAAGTGGGCACCGGCTACTTCGACGACATGACCACCGTGATTCAAGGTGGCACGTCCTCGGTGACCGCGCTGACTGGTTCGACCGAAGAAGAACAGTTCCACTGA
- a CDS encoding secretin N-terminal domain-containing protein, which translates to MSLRTLLTTLLLTCSFSVMAATEIVPLNYRTSDDLLPVAQNFIGKDGQVSAYGNQLIVNAEQRKIDELKALIGQLDVAAKRLLITVDTNENNFQGDQGYSVNGAKPSQTRIINRSTDSRDGGIQQVQASEGTPALIQVGQSVPLTSTQTDSYGDLRSQTEYRNVTQGFYVTASVTGDIVHLAISTNRDRMSQERSDVVNVQSTDTTVSGRLGEWITLAGVNRQTQADKQGLTRSYSTQGRDDMILRVKVDTLD; encoded by the coding sequence ATGTCCCTACGCACCCTGCTCACCACGCTGCTGCTGACCTGCAGTTTTTCGGTCATGGCCGCCACCGAGATCGTGCCCTTGAACTATCGCACCAGCGACGATCTGCTGCCGGTGGCGCAGAATTTCATCGGCAAGGACGGCCAGGTCAGCGCCTATGGCAATCAGCTGATCGTCAACGCAGAACAGCGCAAGATCGACGAACTTAAGGCCTTGATCGGCCAACTCGATGTGGCCGCCAAGCGCTTGCTGATCACCGTCGACACCAACGAGAACAACTTCCAGGGTGATCAGGGTTACTCGGTGAACGGTGCCAAGCCGAGCCAGACTCGCATCATCAACCGCAGCACCGACAGCCGCGACGGCGGTATCCAGCAGGTTCAGGCCAGCGAAGGCACGCCGGCGCTGATCCAGGTCGGCCAGAGCGTGCCGCTCACCAGCACCCAGACCGACAGCTATGGCGATCTGCGCAGCCAGACCGAATACCGCAATGTCACCCAAGGCTTCTACGTCACTGCCAGCGTCACTGGCGACATCGTTCATCTGGCAATCAGTACTAACCGTGACCGGATGAGCCAGGAACGTTCCGATGTAGTGAACGTGCAAAGTACCGACACAACTGTCAGTGGTCGACTGGGCGAGTGGATCACCCTGGCCGGCGTAAATCGCCAGACTCAGGCCGACAAACAGGGCCTGACCCGCAGCTACTCGACTCAGGGCCGGGATGACATGATTCTGCGGGTGAAAGTCGATACGCTGGACTAA
- a CDS encoding GNAT family N-acetyltransferase, with product MNKIHVRVADWQKDNAEIRRIRETVFIAEQSVPPELEWDADDATAVHFLAFEGDFPIGTARLLPDGHIGRVSVLKDWRGLKVGDALMQTVIGEAEERGLKQQMLSAQVQATAFYERLGFSMVSEEFLEAGIPHVDMVRHSA from the coding sequence ATGAATAAAATTCACGTTCGTGTCGCAGACTGGCAAAAGGATAACGCCGAGATCCGGCGCATTCGTGAGACGGTGTTCATCGCCGAGCAATCCGTTCCGCCTGAGCTGGAATGGGATGCTGATGACGCAACGGCAGTCCACTTTCTGGCCTTTGAAGGCGACTTCCCGATCGGCACCGCCCGCCTGCTGCCAGATGGTCACATCGGCCGGGTGTCGGTGCTGAAGGACTGGCGCGGCTTGAAAGTCGGCGATGCGCTGATGCAAACGGTGATCGGTGAAGCCGAGGAACGCGGACTGAAGCAGCAGATGCTGAGCGCACAAGTGCAGGCCACGGCGTTCTATGAGCGCTTGGGTTTCAGCATGGTCAGTGAGGAATTCCTGGAGGCCGGGATTCCGCATGTGGACATGGTGCGTCACTCCGCCTGA
- a CDS encoding JmjC domain-containing protein: MNPDTPLQLLGGITAREFLRDYWQKKPLLIRQAIPDFESPIDADELAGLALEEEVESRLLIEHGERPWELRRGPFAEDEFSKLPEREWTLLVQAVDQFVPEVAELLENFRFLPSWRIDDVMISFAAPGGSVGPHFDNYDVFLLQGHGKRNWKIGQMCDSESPLLQHADLRILADFEATDEWVLEPGDMLYLPPRLAHCGVAVDDCMTYSVGFRAPSAAEVLTHFTDFLSQFLSDEERYTDADALPAVDPHQIQHDALDRLKSLLAEHMSDERLLLTWFGQFMTEPRYPELVVGPEEIEEDDLLASLEQGAILIRNPSARMAWSEVDDDLLLFASGQSRYLPGKLRELLKMICAADALHVDNLGQWLSDEDGRGLLCELIKQGSLGFADE, translated from the coding sequence ATGAATCCTGACACTCCTCTTCAACTTCTGGGCGGCATCACGGCGCGCGAATTCCTGCGTGACTACTGGCAGAAAAAACCCCTGCTGATCCGTCAGGCGATTCCTGATTTCGAAAGCCCGATCGACGCCGATGAACTGGCCGGCCTGGCGCTGGAAGAAGAAGTCGAATCGCGCCTGCTGATCGAGCACGGCGAGCGTCCATGGGAATTGCGCCGCGGCCCGTTCGCCGAAGACGAATTCAGCAAGTTGCCGGAACGCGAATGGACCCTGCTGGTGCAAGCCGTCGACCAATTCGTCCCGGAAGTCGCCGAGCTGCTGGAAAACTTCCGTTTCCTGCCGAGCTGGCGCATCGACGACGTGATGATCAGCTTTGCCGCCCCGGGTGGCAGCGTCGGTCCGCACTTCGATAACTACGACGTGTTCCTGCTGCAGGGCCACGGCAAGCGCAACTGGAAAATCGGCCAGATGTGCGATTCAGAGAGCCCTCTGCTGCAACACGCGGACCTGCGCATCCTCGCTGATTTCGAAGCCACCGATGAGTGGGTTCTGGAACCGGGCGACATGCTCTACCTGCCGCCGCGCCTGGCTCACTGCGGCGTGGCCGTTGACGACTGCATGACTTACTCGGTCGGTTTCCGCGCACCGAGCGCCGCTGAAGTGCTGACCCACTTCACCGATTTCCTCAGCCAGTTCCTGTCGGACGAAGAGCGTTACACCGACGCCGACGCCCTGCCGGCGGTCGATCCTCATCAGATCCAGCACGACGCCCTCGATCGCCTGAAAAGCCTGCTGGCCGAGCACATGAGCGACGAGCGCCTGCTGCTGACCTGGTTCGGCCAGTTCATGACCGAGCCGCGCTACCCGGAACTGGTGGTGGGCCCGGAAGAAATCGAAGAAGACGACCTGCTCGCCAGCCTCGAGCAAGGCGCGATCCTGATCCGTAACCCGAGCGCGCGCATGGCCTGGTCTGAAGTCGATGACGATCTTCTGCTGTTCGCCAGCGGCCAGAGCCGTTACCTGCCGGGCAAACTGCGCGAGCTGCTGAAAATGATCTGCGCCGCCGACGCACTGCATGTCGACAACCTTGGCCAATGGCTGAGCGATGAAGACGGTCGCGGCCTGCTGTGCGAGCTGATCAAGCAAGGAAGCCTGGGATTTGCCGATGAATAA
- the purB gene encoding adenylosuccinate lyase, producing the protein MQLSSLTAVSPVDGRYAGKTQALRPIFSEYGLIRARVLVEVRWLQRLAAHPAISEVPAFSAEANAVLNTLAENFSLEHAERVKEIERTTNHDVKAIEYLLKEQAAKLPELAAVSEFIHFACTSEDINNLSHALMLREGRDDVMLPLMRQTCDAIRELAIRFADVPMLSRTHGQPASPTTLGKELANVVYRLERQIAQVAAVPLLGKINGAVGNYNAHLSAYPEIDWEANARAFIEDELGLGFNPYTTQIEPHDYIAELFDAIARFNTILIDFDRDIWGYISLGYFKQRTIAGEIGSSTMPHKVNPIDFENSEGNLGIANALFQHLASKLPISRWQRDLTDSTVLRNLGVGFAHSVIAYEASLKGISKLELNQQKIAADLDACWEVLAEPIQTVMRRYNIENPYEKLKELTRGKGISPEALQTFIDGLDMPAAAKAELKLLTPANYIGNAVAQAKRI; encoded by the coding sequence ATGCAGCTCTCTTCGCTCACTGCGGTTTCCCCTGTTGACGGCCGCTACGCCGGCAAAACCCAGGCCCTGCGCCCGATTTTCAGCGAATACGGTCTGATCCGTGCTCGCGTCCTGGTTGAAGTGCGCTGGCTCCAGCGCCTGGCCGCTCACCCTGCCATCAGCGAAGTGCCGGCGTTCTCCGCCGAAGCCAACGCTGTATTGAACACCCTGGCGGAAAACTTCTCTCTGGAGCACGCCGAGCGTGTCAAAGAGATCGAGCGCACCACCAACCACGACGTCAAAGCCATCGAATACCTGCTCAAAGAGCAAGCGGCCAAGCTGCCAGAACTGGCTGCCGTCAGCGAATTCATCCACTTTGCCTGCACCAGCGAGGACATCAACAACCTGTCCCACGCCCTGATGCTGCGCGAAGGCCGTGATGATGTGATGCTGCCGCTGATGCGCCAGACCTGCGACGCCATCCGCGAGCTGGCCATCCGTTTCGCTGACGTGCCGATGCTGTCGCGTACCCACGGTCAACCGGCCTCGCCGACCACCCTGGGCAAGGAGCTGGCGAACGTGGTCTACCGTCTGGAGCGTCAAATCGCTCAAGTCGCCGCCGTTCCGCTGCTGGGCAAGATCAACGGCGCTGTCGGCAACTACAACGCTCACCTGTCGGCCTACCCTGAGATCGACTGGGAAGCCAACGCCCGCGCCTTCATCGAAGACGAGCTGGGCCTGGGCTTCAACCCGTACACCACGCAGATCGAACCGCACGACTACATCGCCGAGCTGTTCGACGCGATCGCGCGCTTCAACACCATCCTGATCGACTTCGACCGCGACATCTGGGGCTACATCTCCCTGGGTTATTTCAAACAGCGCACCATCGCTGGCGAAATCGGCTCGTCGACCATGCCGCACAAGGTCAACCCGATCGACTTCGAAAACTCCGAAGGCAACCTGGGTATCGCCAACGCACTGTTCCAGCACTTGGCGAGCAAGCTGCCGATCTCCCGCTGGCAGCGTGACCTGACCGACTCCACCGTACTGCGCAACCTCGGTGTTGGCTTCGCCCACAGCGTGATCGCGTACGAAGCCAGCCTCAAAGGCATCAGCAAACTGGAGCTCAACCAGCAGAAGATTGCCGCTGACCTGGACGCGTGCTGGGAAGTGCTGGCCGAGCCGATCCAGACGGTAATGCGTCGCTACAACATCGAAAACCCGTACGAAAAACTGAAAGAGTTGACCCGTGGCAAAGGCATCAGCCCTGAAGCACTGCAAACTTTCATTGACGGCCTGGACATGCCAGCCGCCGCCAAGGCTGAGCTGAAACTGCTCACCCCGGCAAACTACATCGGTAACGCTGTAGCGCAAGCCAAACGCATCTGA